The sequence GGCGGCAGCGGACGGCTTGTTCATGGCACAAACCCCGTATAGGGCGTGACCGTGACCGTGACGCCCAAGCCCGATTCCGTGAGCGTGACCGTCTGCGGACCGCCGGCCTTGGCGGCGGTGCCGCCAAGGGTGGAAATGATGCCTGTCACCGGCTCGCCGCGCCAGTTGAACCAGATGGTATCGCCTCCGCCGCTGAGCGCCCACGAGCAGGCGACCCCGTCCGGCAAAGTGTGCGTCGCCGTATCCTGGCCGAGCAGCACCGGCGTTTGCGAACTGTTGCCGGTGACCAGCGCGTAGCTCGACGACGTGAAGCGGACGCCCCAGGTATAGACGTCGGACATGGCCCGCGACTGGGCATAGCGCAACACCGAGCGCAAGGCGTCAGCCTCGGCCATGGCATGCGGATTTCGCGGTTCGAGGCGGTTTATGGCGATAACGGCGAGGATAC comes from Solidesulfovibrio fructosivorans JJ] and encodes:
- a CDS encoding prepilin-type N-terminal cleavage/methylation domain-containing protein, translated to MDRAQRKRKGVFGRCAAARRGFTLMEVVVVLIVLGILAVIAINRLEPRNPHAMAEADALRSVLRYAQSRAMSDVYTWGVRFTSSSYALVTGNSSQTPVLLGQDTATHTLPDGVACSWALSGGGDTIWFNWRGEPVTGIISTLGGTAAKAGGPQTVTLTESGLGVTVTVTPYTGFVP